One Xyrauchen texanus isolate HMW12.3.18 chromosome 46, RBS_HiC_50CHRs, whole genome shotgun sequence DNA segment encodes these proteins:
- the LOC127638650 gene encoding beta-hexosaminidase subunit alpha-like isoform X1, whose translation MAQIYNLQFSFLLVLLCHTVDQVNGVWPLPQQIDVSADRYSLSPQLFSFTYGKFSAAQSGCSVLDAAFKRYFSIIFPDFTDGSASGLPHQIWSEPKPFGVSVSVKTKGCDGYPDEDSNESYNLSVSEGQAVLTSVSVWGALRGLESLSQLVYQDDYGAYFINKTEIVDFPRFAFRGLLLDTSRHYLPLHAILKNLDAMAYSKFNVFHWHIVDDPSFPYQSRTFPDLSNKGAFHPFTHIYTQSDVMRVIEHARMRGIRVVPEFDSPGHTQSWGRGQPDLLTPCYKGSVPSGLFGPVNPTLDTTYKFMERLFKEVKSVFPDSYVHIGGDEVRFSCWQSNPDVKKFMEKMGFGKDFTKLESFYMESIMNMTTALNKTSIVWQDVFDYHERIPQDTVLEIWKGTTKQYYAELSRMTKAGHRVLLSAPWYINHISYGQDWRNSYAVRPQHFSGTEEQKKLVIGGEVAMWGEYVDATNLNTRLWPRACAAAERLWSDEEKTLNADLAFPRLEEFRCKLLRRGIQAEPLFVGHCKHEYNGF comes from the exons ATGGCTCAGATTTATAATCtgcagttttctttcctattAGTTCTTCTGTGTCATACTGTAGATCAGGTGAATGGAGTTTGGCCACTGCCTCAACAGATAGATGTGTCCGCAGACAGATACAGTTTGAGTCCACAGTTATTCTCTTTTACTTATGGAAAGTTCTCGGCTGCTCAGAGTGGATGCTCTGTCCTGGATGCTGCTTTCAAAAGATACTTCTCCATCATATTTCCTGACTTCACGGATGGATCAG CATCAGGGCTTCCTCACCAAATCTGGTCAGAACCAAAACCCTTTGGTGTTTCAGTAAGTGTCAAAACCAAAGGATGTGACGGCTACCCGGATGAAGATTCAAATGAGAGCT ATAACCTGAGTGTGTCTGAAGGCCAAGCTGTGCTGACATCAGTGTCAGTATGGGGCGCCTTGAGAG GTCTGGAGTCCCTCAGTCAACTAGTGTACCAGGATGATTATGGCGCT TACTTTATCAATAAGACAGAAATTGTGGACTTCCCTCGTTTTGCATTCAGAGGGCTTTTACTGGACACTTCAAGGCATTATTTACCTCTGCATGCCATTTTGAAGAACCTG GATGCCATGGCCTACAGTAAGTTCAATGTCTTTCACTGGCACATCGTGGATGACCCCTCTTTTCCATATCAAAGTCGCACATTTCCTGACCTCAGCAATAAG GGAGCCTTTCACCCATTTACTCATATATACACCCAGTCAGATGTGATGAGAGTGATTGAACACGCTAGAATGAGGGGCATTAGAGTCGTACCTGAGTTTGACTCACCTGGACACACTCAGTCATGGGGAAGAG GACAGCCAGACCTGTTGACACCTTGTTACAAGGGAAGTGTCCCCTCTGGGTTGTTTGGACCTGTCAATCCAACCCTAGACACCACTTATAAGTTCATGGAGCGCCTCTTCAAAGAGGTGAAATCTGTATTTCCTGACTCTTACGTTCACATAGGAGGGGATGAAGTCCGTTTTAGCTGCTG GCAATCGAATCCTGATGTGAAAAAGTTTATGGAAAAGATGGGCTTTGGGAAGGATTTTACCAAACTGGAATCATTCTATATGGAGAG TATAATGAACATGACCACTGCTCTCAACAAAACCTCAATTGTGTGGCAGGATGTGTTTGACTACCATGAGAGA ATTCCTCAGGACACAGTTCTGGAGATCTGGAAGGGCACTACTAAACAATACTATGCTGAACTGAGCAGGATGACCAAGGCTGGGCACAGGGTTCTACTCTCTGCCCCCTGGTACATCAATCACATCAGCTATGGACAGGACTGGCGTAATTCCTACGCAGTGAGGCCCCAACATTTTTCTG GCACAGAGGAGCAAAAGAAATTGGTGATTGGTGGAGAGGTTGCCATGTGGGGCGAATATGTCGATGCCACCAATCTGAACACTCGTTTGTG gCCGAGAGCTTGTGCTGCAGCTGAAAGGTTGTGGAGTGATGAAGAGAAAACCTTGAATGCAGATCTGGCCTTCCCTCGACTGGAAGAGTTCCGCTGCAAACTTCTGAG GCGGGGTATTCAAGCAGAGCCTCTGTTTGTTGGCCATTGTAAACATGAGTATAATGGTTTTTAG
- the LOC127638650 gene encoding beta-hexosaminidase subunit alpha-like isoform X2: MAQIYNLQFSFLLVLLCHTVDQVNGVWPLPQQIDVSADRYSLSPQLFSFTYGKFSAAQSGCSVLDAAFKRYFSIIFPDFTDGSASGLPHQIWSEPKPFGVSVSVKTKGCDGYPDEDSNESYNLSVSEGQAVLTSVSVWGALRGLESLSQLVYQDDYGAYFINKTEIVDFPRFAFRGLLLDTSRHYLPLHAILKNLDAMAYSKFNVFHWHIVDDPSFPYQSRTFPDLSNKGAFHPFTHIYTQSDVMRVIEHARMRGIRVVPEFDSPGHTQSWGRGQPDLLTPCYKGSVPSGLFGPVNPTLDTTYKFMERLFKEVKSVFPDSYVHIGGDEVRFSCWQSNPDVKKFMEKMGFGKDFTKLESFYMESIMNMTTALNKTSIVWQDVFDYHERPRSKYVVEVWKQGCYLCEMRRVTKAGLKVILAAPFYLDLPIPTHSWAHYYIVRPLAFKGTEEQKKLVIGGEVAMWGEYVDATNLNTRLWPRACAAAERLWSDEEKTLNADLAFPRLEEFRCKLLRRGIQAEPLFVGHCKHEYNGF, translated from the exons ATGGCTCAGATTTATAATCtgcagttttctttcctattAGTTCTTCTGTGTCATACTGTAGATCAGGTGAATGGAGTTTGGCCACTGCCTCAACAGATAGATGTGTCCGCAGACAGATACAGTTTGAGTCCACAGTTATTCTCTTTTACTTATGGAAAGTTCTCGGCTGCTCAGAGTGGATGCTCTGTCCTGGATGCTGCTTTCAAAAGATACTTCTCCATCATATTTCCTGACTTCACGGATGGATCAG CATCAGGGCTTCCTCACCAAATCTGGTCAGAACCAAAACCCTTTGGTGTTTCAGTAAGTGTCAAAACCAAAGGATGTGACGGCTACCCGGATGAAGATTCAAATGAGAGCT ATAACCTGAGTGTGTCTGAAGGCCAAGCTGTGCTGACATCAGTGTCAGTATGGGGCGCCTTGAGAG GTCTGGAGTCCCTCAGTCAACTAGTGTACCAGGATGATTATGGCGCT TACTTTATCAATAAGACAGAAATTGTGGACTTCCCTCGTTTTGCATTCAGAGGGCTTTTACTGGACACTTCAAGGCATTATTTACCTCTGCATGCCATTTTGAAGAACCTG GATGCCATGGCCTACAGTAAGTTCAATGTCTTTCACTGGCACATCGTGGATGACCCCTCTTTTCCATATCAAAGTCGCACATTTCCTGACCTCAGCAATAAG GGAGCCTTTCACCCATTTACTCATATATACACCCAGTCAGATGTGATGAGAGTGATTGAACACGCTAGAATGAGGGGCATTAGAGTCGTACCTGAGTTTGACTCACCTGGACACACTCAGTCATGGGGAAGAG GACAGCCAGACCTGTTGACACCTTGTTACAAGGGAAGTGTCCCCTCTGGGTTGTTTGGACCTGTCAATCCAACCCTAGACACCACTTATAAGTTCATGGAGCGCCTCTTCAAAGAGGTGAAATCTGTATTTCCTGACTCTTACGTTCACATAGGAGGGGATGAAGTCCGTTTTAGCTGCTG GCAATCGAATCCTGATGTGAAAAAGTTTATGGAAAAGATGGGCTTTGGGAAGGATTTTACCAAACTGGAATCATTCTATATGGAGAG TATAATGAACATGACCACTGCTCTCAACAAAACCTCAATTGTGTGGCAGGATGTGTTTGACTACCATGAGAGA CCCAGATCTAAGTATGTGGTGGAGGTTTGGAAGCAGGGATGTTACCTGTGCGAGATGCGGAGGGTGACTAAGGCAGGGTTAAAGGTCATCCTGGCGGCCCCTTTCTACCTCGACCTCCCGATACCAACTCACAGCTGGGCTCACTACTATATTGTGCGGCCATTAGCCTTTAAGG GCACAGAGGAGCAAAAGAAATTGGTGATTGGTGGAGAGGTTGCCATGTGGGGCGAATATGTCGATGCCACCAATCTGAACACTCGTTTGTG gCCGAGAGCTTGTGCTGCAGCTGAAAGGTTGTGGAGTGATGAAGAGAAAACCTTGAATGCAGATCTGGCCTTCCCTCGACTGGAAGAGTTCCGCTGCAAACTTCTGAG GCGGGGTATTCAAGCAGAGCCTCTGTTTGTTGGCCATTGTAAACATGAGTATAATGGTTTTTAG